Proteins co-encoded in one Armatimonadota bacterium genomic window:
- a CDS encoding GAF domain-containing sensor histidine kinase, with protein sequence MMETARQLAIFRSIAEVLNRSFTLREALDSALRRIVELMGVEAGWIFLLDPETGQFRLAADVNLPAALTVASKRRMAGECRCITMLREGLLTDAVNYVQCLRLEQALPTNPAVHRHASVPLVAQDQALGILNLLLPSGRALTVEELHMLESVGHELAITIQRARLFEQVRDQEHTHRELLHRLLVAQEEERRRIAQDLHDHAGQMLTALIIQLAQLAARAEEDNGAMAPQLRRLHDLAQQGLDELRKLVYELRPSILDDLGLGPALRWYVDTYVIPAGLQTDLHVAELGERLPQDVETVAFRVIQEAVTNALRHARASKLEIRVDRRGDALLVMVRDDGVGFDPEDPPGARRTLGLDGMRERAQLVGGTVQILSVPGAGTTVLARLPLGGETAWPTRSGS encoded by the coding sequence ATGATGGAGACCGCCCGTCAGCTCGCCATCTTCCGGAGCATCGCCGAGGTCCTCAACCGGTCGTTCACCCTGCGCGAGGCGCTGGATAGCGCCCTGCGCCGGATCGTGGAGCTGATGGGGGTCGAGGCCGGCTGGATCTTCCTCCTCGACCCCGAGACCGGGCAGTTCCGGCTGGCAGCCGACGTGAACCTCCCCGCCGCCCTCACCGTGGCCAGCAAGCGCCGCATGGCGGGCGAGTGCCGTTGCATCACCATGCTGCGCGAGGGCCTGCTCACCGACGCGGTCAACTACGTGCAGTGCCTGCGCCTGGAGCAGGCCCTTCCGACGAACCCTGCCGTGCACCGGCATGCGTCGGTCCCCCTGGTGGCGCAGGATCAGGCCTTGGGCATCCTCAACCTGCTGCTCCCGTCCGGCCGCGCGCTGACGGTCGAAGAGCTCCACATGCTGGAGTCGGTGGGCCACGAGCTGGCCATCACCATCCAGCGTGCGCGGCTGTTCGAGCAGGTGCGCGATCAAGAGCACACCCACCGCGAGCTGCTCCACCGGTTGCTGGTCGCCCAGGAGGAGGAGCGCCGCCGGATCGCCCAGGACCTGCACGACCATGCCGGGCAGATGCTGACCGCCCTCATCATCCAGCTGGCACAGCTGGCCGCGCGCGCCGAGGAGGACAACGGCGCCATGGCGCCCCAGCTCCGTCGTCTGCACGATCTCGCGCAGCAGGGGCTGGACGAGCTGCGCAAGCTGGTCTACGAGCTGCGGCCGTCGATCCTCGACGACCTGGGCCTGGGCCCCGCGCTGCGGTGGTACGTGGACACCTACGTGATCCCCGCCGGGCTGCAGACCGATCTGCACGTCGCCGAGCTGGGCGAGCGCCTGCCGCAGGACGTGGAGACGGTGGCGTTCCGCGTGATCCAGGAAGCCGTCACCAACGCGCTCCGACACGCGCGGGCCTCGAAGTTGGAGATCCGGGTGGACCGGCGCGGCGATGCGCTGCTGGTGATGGTCCGCGACGACGGGGTGGGGTTCGACCCCGAGGACCCGCCCGGGGCGCGTCGCACGCTGGGCCTGGACGGGATGCGCGAGCGGGCGCAGCTGGTGGGGGGGACGGTGCAGATCCTGTCGGTGCCTGGCGCGGGGACCACCGTGCTGGCCCGGCTCCCGTTGGGAGGCGAGACGGCATGGCCGACAAGATCCGGATCCTGA
- a CDS encoding 4Fe-4S dicluster domain-containing protein — MPVLWDADEPVLRPATTPRVVIAVDRCKGCGLCVAVCPPRVLALGPLNARGFPAAVLLDDGRCTSCAACALLCPDGAITVFRPRRRAAAAAA, encoded by the coding sequence ATGCCGGTCCTCTGGGACGCTGACGAGCCCGTCCTCCGGCCGGCCACGACGCCACGGGTGGTCATCGCGGTCGACCGGTGCAAGGGGTGCGGGTTGTGCGTCGCGGTCTGCCCGCCCCGGGTCCTGGCCCTGGGTCCCCTCAACGCGCGCGGGTTCCCCGCCGCGGTCCTGCTGGACGACGGGCGGTGCACCTCGTGCGCCGCCTGCGCCCTGCTCTGCCCGGATGGGGCCATCACTGTGTTCCGCCCGCGCCGCCGCGCCGCGGCGGCCGCCGCGTGA
- a CDS encoding CBS domain-containing protein yields the protein MRVRDVMTSPVHTVGLDAPAWEALGLMRAHRIRRLPVVDDGRLVGIVTWTDLVRIRPPALGGRWHVPHLAAGVQVRHLMATAVVTVDPETPVQDAAALMQRHKVGGLPVVEQDRLVGIVTESDLFRVFVEIFAVGPHEARLCVPVRSVADDLPAVVAALVDAGIAVLGLHTLRLGAQDTIVLVVPAAEAARARERLDVLRAAAPTAPGAPARRG from the coding sequence ATGCGCGTCCGCGACGTCATGACCAGTCCGGTGCACACCGTCGGTCTCGATGCGCCCGCCTGGGAAGCCCTGGGGCTGATGCGCGCCCACCGCATCCGCCGGCTGCCGGTCGTCGACGACGGCCGGCTGGTGGGCATCGTCACGTGGACCGATCTGGTGCGCATCCGGCCGCCGGCGCTGGGCGGCCGCTGGCACGTGCCCCATCTGGCGGCGGGCGTGCAGGTCCGCCACCTGATGGCGACGGCCGTGGTCACCGTCGATCCGGAGACCCCGGTGCAGGACGCGGCGGCCCTCATGCAGCGCCACAAGGTCGGCGGGCTGCCCGTGGTGGAACAGGACCGCCTGGTCGGCATCGTCACCGAGAGCGACCTGTTCCGCGTCTTCGTCGAGATCTTCGCGGTCGGCCCGCACGAGGCGCGGCTGTGCGTGCCGGTGCGCAGCGTCGCTGATGACCTCCCCGCCGTGGTGGCGGCGCTCGTGGACGCCGGGATCGCGGTCCTGGGTCTCCACACGCTGCGGCTGGGGGCCCAGGACACCATCGTCCTCGTGGTGCCAGCGGCCGAGGCAGCGCGGGCGCGGGAGCGGCTGGACGTGCTGCGTGCGGCGGCACCCACCGCACCGGGCGCGCCGGCGAGGCGCGGGTGA
- a CDS encoding universal stress protein encodes MRILVPVDLGDESAALVRYAARLAAVLGGELEIFHVYTREGAMAALRDEGLFLDLYVSRLRSELNYLKAQAGIAGQRARVGVWQGDPVEGIVTRAVESRADLIVMGTHRHTGLARLLVGSVAAGVLRRAPCPVVLVPARVLAGQARDAVRASA; translated from the coding sequence ATGCGCATTCTGGTGCCCGTGGACCTGGGCGACGAGTCCGCTGCACTGGTCCGCTACGCCGCGCGGCTGGCCGCGGTTCTGGGCGGAGAACTCGAGATCTTCCACGTCTACACCCGCGAGGGCGCTATGGCGGCCCTGCGCGACGAGGGCCTGTTCCTCGACCTCTACGTCAGCCGCCTGCGCTCGGAGCTCAACTACCTGAAGGCGCAGGCCGGTATCGCCGGCCAGCGCGCCCGGGTGGGGGTCTGGCAGGGCGATCCCGTCGAGGGGATCGTCACGCGTGCCGTCGAGTCCAGGGCCGACCTGATCGTCATGGGAACCCACCGGCACACGGGCCTGGCCCGGCTGCTGGTGGGCAGCGTGGCGGCCGGCGTGCTGCGCCGCGCGCCGTGCCCCGTGGTGCTGGTGCCGGCCCGCGTGCTGGCGGGCCAGGCCCGCGACGCGGTCCGGGCCAGCGCCTGA
- a CDS encoding thiamine pyrophosphate-dependent enzyme has translation MEQVAGRPRVLLDVPMHYCPGCTHGIVHRLVAEVIDELDLRERTVGVASVGCSVFAYAYFDLDFQQAAHGRAPAVATGIKRVRPDLVVFTYQGDGDLAAIGTAEIVHAAARGERLTVIFVNNALYGMTGGQMAPTSPAGMRTTTTPEGRQARAHGYPLRMTEMLAGLDGVAYAARVAVTSVAGVVRAKKAIRAAFQAQLDDRGLGIVEVLSTCPVGWGLDPVDALRWCETQLIPVFPLGVFKDTASVDHAPARARRHPAPAPAGVRTRAP, from the coding sequence ATGGAACAGGTCGCCGGGCGGCCGCGGGTGCTCCTGGACGTGCCCATGCACTACTGCCCGGGCTGCACCCACGGCATCGTCCATCGCCTGGTGGCCGAGGTGATCGACGAGCTCGATCTGCGCGAGCGTACCGTGGGCGTGGCCTCGGTGGGGTGCTCGGTCTTCGCCTACGCCTACTTCGACCTGGACTTTCAGCAGGCCGCGCACGGCCGCGCGCCCGCCGTCGCCACGGGTATCAAGCGCGTGCGTCCCGACCTGGTCGTGTTCACCTACCAGGGCGACGGCGACCTGGCGGCGATCGGCACCGCCGAGATCGTTCACGCGGCGGCGCGGGGCGAGCGGCTCACCGTGATCTTCGTCAACAACGCCCTCTACGGGATGACGGGCGGGCAGATGGCGCCGACGAGCCCGGCGGGCATGCGCACGACAACGACGCCGGAAGGCCGCCAGGCCCGGGCCCACGGGTATCCGCTCCGGATGACCGAGATGCTGGCAGGGCTCGACGGCGTGGCCTATGCGGCGCGCGTGGCCGTGACCAGCGTGGCCGGCGTGGTGCGGGCCAAGAAGGCGATCCGCGCCGCCTTCCAGGCACAGCTGGACGACCGCGGACTGGGCATCGTGGAGGTGCTCTCCACCTGCCCGGTGGGATGGGGCCTGGATCCCGTGGACGCCTTGCGGTGGTGCGAGACGCAGTTGATCCCGGTCTTCCCGCTGGGTGTCTTCAAGGACACCGCCAGTGTGGACCACGCGCCGGCGCGGGCCCGCAGGCACCCGGCACCCGCGCCGGCCGGCGTGCGCACGCGCGCACCGTAG
- a CDS encoding response regulator transcription factor has product MADKIRILIADDHSIVREGVRMILAGQDDFEVVGEAATGREAVEQARRLRPDVVVMDISMPDLNGIQATELIRRELPEVQVLGLTMHEEGNYVFELLKVGAAGYVLKRAAAEDLVAAVRAAHRGEAFLYPSVAKMVVQDFLQRASPKEKEHALDGLTEREREVLTLIAEGYTNQEIANRLYISIKTVQTHRAHIMEKLNLHDRAELVRYAIRKGLIEP; this is encoded by the coding sequence ATGGCCGACAAGATCCGGATCCTGATCGCCGACGACCACAGCATCGTGCGCGAGGGCGTGCGCATGATCCTGGCCGGCCAGGACGACTTCGAGGTGGTCGGCGAGGCCGCCACCGGCCGGGAGGCCGTCGAGCAGGCCCGGCGGCTGCGGCCCGACGTGGTCGTCATGGACATCAGCATGCCGGATCTGAACGGCATCCAGGCCACCGAGCTGATCCGCCGGGAGCTGCCGGAGGTGCAGGTGCTCGGCCTGACGATGCACGAGGAAGGCAACTACGTCTTCGAGCTGCTGAAGGTCGGCGCGGCCGGCTACGTGCTCAAGCGCGCCGCGGCTGAGGACCTGGTGGCGGCGGTCCGCGCTGCCCACCGCGGCGAGGCGTTCCTCTACCCCTCGGTGGCGAAGATGGTGGTGCAGGACTTCCTGCAGCGTGCGTCGCCCAAGGAGAAAGAGCATGCCCTCGACGGGCTCACCGAACGCGAGCGCGAGGTGCTCACGCTGATCGCCGAGGGGTACACCAACCAGGAGATCGCCAACCGGCTCTACATCAGCATCAAGACGGTGCAGACGCACCGCGCGCACATCATGGAGAAACTCAACCTCCACGATCGCGCCGAGCTGGTCCGCTACGCGATTCGCAAGGGGTTGATCGAGCCATAG
- a CDS encoding hydrogenase maturation protease, translating to MRRAPLVIAWGNPLRGDDGAGPAVARAVAARGSATVRICHQLTPELAADVAAASRVVFVDARAGPAGRTGASARGVRVRRLRGQHTPPAAFNHAMAPETLLILARTLYGTAPPAFLVTVRGARFALGSGLSPSVRRLIPAAARVVLRLLPPRPAS from the coding sequence ATGAGGCGCGCCCCGCTGGTGATCGCCTGGGGCAACCCGCTGCGCGGGGACGACGGCGCAGGTCCGGCCGTGGCCCGCGCCGTGGCGGCCCGGGGTAGCGCGACGGTCCGCATCTGTCACCAGCTCACCCCCGAACTGGCTGCCGACGTCGCCGCCGCCAGCCGGGTGGTGTTCGTCGATGCACGGGCCGGGCCGGCCGGACGGACCGGGGCGTCTGCGCGCGGGGTGCGTGTGCGCCGCCTGCGAGGGCAGCATACCCCTCCCGCAGCCTTTAACCACGCCATGGCTCCCGAGACCCTGCTGATACTGGCCCGGACGCTGTACGGCACCGCACCGCCGGCGTTCCTGGTCACGGTGAGGGGCGCGCGGTTTGCGCTGGGCTCCGGGTTGTCGCCATCGGTCCGCCGCCTGATCCCCGCCGCCGCCCGTGTCGTCCTCCGGCTGCTGCCCCCTCGACCCGCGTCCTGA
- a CDS encoding 2-oxoacid:acceptor oxidoreductase family protein produces the protein MAAWEVLVAGFGGQGVLFLGEVLARAAVHEGREVTWLPAYGPEQRGGTAHCTVVIDDAPIASPVVADPTILIAMNRPSLDRFEPQVRPGGVIVCDVTVTGRLPARADVTALGVPATAIAVAMGAPRAANMVLLGAVLAVRPPCGLEAIRAALDEMVADPEARARNLEALERGRREAAALTAR, from the coding sequence ATGGCCGCCTGGGAGGTGCTCGTCGCGGGCTTCGGCGGGCAGGGTGTGCTGTTCCTGGGCGAGGTCCTCGCGCGCGCAGCGGTGCACGAAGGGCGCGAGGTCACCTGGCTGCCGGCCTATGGCCCCGAGCAGCGCGGCGGTACCGCCCACTGCACGGTGGTGATCGACGATGCGCCGATCGCCTCACCGGTCGTGGCCGACCCCACGATCCTGATCGCCATGAACCGCCCCTCGCTCGACCGCTTCGAGCCACAGGTGCGGCCCGGCGGCGTCATCGTCTGCGACGTGACCGTGACGGGCCGTCTGCCGGCGCGCGCGGACGTCACGGCCCTGGGCGTGCCCGCCACCGCCATCGCCGTCGCCATGGGCGCGCCGCGCGCCGCCAACATGGTGCTGCTCGGCGCGGTGCTGGCGGTCAGGCCGCCGTGCGGGCTCGAGGCCATCCGGGCCGCGCTCGACGAGATGGTCGCCGACCCCGAGGCGCGGGCGCGCAACCTCGAGGCGTTGGAGCGCGGCCGGCGCGAGGCCGCTGCCCTGACGGCACGGTGA
- a CDS encoding CBS domain-containing protein, producing MPVVHDATRRDHAPGLRLYARDVMTHPVITARTDARVKDLVALMITHHISGIPILTPAGELVGIVTEGDLLYKELEPRPTEPTGIVARLPLRSVAEAIERARKAEGLRADEIMTSPVIAVTEATPVREIAQLMVKHRINRVPVVRAGKVVGIVSRNDILKAFTRSDEELATAIRESLVHDLWIDITRVTVEVKDGVVYLEGVVDRRSEKELAEKWAAMADGVVGVQSRLTYEVDDRTLPPESPRRFPGEYAGPLGR from the coding sequence ATGCCCGTGGTCCACGACGCGACCCGCAGGGATCACGCCCCGGGCCTGCGGCTGTACGCCCGCGACGTCATGACCCATCCGGTCATCACCGCGCGGACCGACGCCCGGGTGAAGGACCTGGTGGCGCTGATGATCACCCACCACATCAGCGGGATCCCGATCCTCACCCCGGCAGGCGAGCTGGTCGGCATCGTGACCGAGGGCGACCTGCTGTACAAGGAGCTCGAGCCACGCCCGACGGAGCCGACCGGCATCGTCGCGCGGCTGCCGCTGCGGTCGGTGGCCGAGGCCATCGAGCGCGCCCGCAAGGCCGAGGGGCTGCGTGCCGACGAGATCATGACCTCGCCGGTGATCGCCGTCACCGAGGCCACCCCGGTGCGCGAGATCGCGCAGCTGATGGTCAAGCACCGCATCAATCGGGTCCCCGTCGTCCGGGCCGGGAAAGTCGTCGGCATCGTCAGCCGCAACGACATCCTCAAGGCGTTCACCCGCAGCGACGAGGAGCTCGCAACGGCCATTCGCGAGAGCCTCGTCCACGACCTGTGGATCGACATCACCCGCGTGACCGTCGAGGTGAAGGACGGTGTCGTCTACCTGGAGGGGGTGGTCGACCGCCGGTCCGAGAAGGAGCTGGCCGAGAAGTGGGCGGCCATGGCCGACGGCGTCGTCGGGGTGCAGAGCCGGCTGACCTACGAGGTCGACGACCGCACGCTGCCGCCCGAGTCGCCGCGGAGGTTCCCCGGTGAGTATGCCGGTCCTCTGGGACGCTGA
- the acnA gene encoding aconitate hydratase AcnA yields MSTDPFDAYARLEAGGRHVRYVRLAALRDRLATPLERLPVTVKILLENVLRHCGTAPFTERDVLTLAAWAPGQSDGGEVPFLPARVLLQDFTGVPAVVDLAAMRSAMARLGGDPERINPLMPTDLVIDHSVQVDMFGSAYAFMYNVQKEYERNRERYALLRWAQQAFRNFRVVPPGTGIVHQVNLEYLASVVATREDDGEVLAFPDTLVGTDSHTTMVNGLGVLGWGVGGIEAEAAMLGQPLYLLRPAVVGLQLVGTPPEGVTATDLVLTVTQLLRRVGVVDKFVEFFGASVKHLSLPDRATIANMSPEFGATATLFPIDAETLRYLTMTGRSPAHVALVEQYAKAQGLWRDDATPDPVFDQVVTLDLATLEPSVAGPRRPQDRVPLAQVPASFKAAFAERLAASAPGGGVAVAERRRVVPVKVGDREATLTDGSVVIAAITSCTNTSNPAVMLGAGLLARKAVERGLATPPTVKTSLAPGSAVVTAYLERAGLLRYLEALGFHLVGYGCTTCIGNSGPLPEPIAQAVAAHDLVVAAVLSGNRNFEGRIHPQVRAAYLASPPLVVAYALAGTVDVDLTRDPLGRDRDGRPVYLRDLWPSTHEIQETMAQAVRPELFIERYRDVFTGDDTWRTLPVPTGALYAWDPTSTYVQEPPFFVDLRLEPAPPADITGARVLAWLGDSITTDHISPAGSIPAESPAGRYLLDRGVPKAEFNSYGARRGNHEVMIRGTFANIRLRNRLAGGREGGWTTHIPSGELMTIYDAAVRYRQEGTPLLVIAGKEYGAGSSRDWAAKGPMLLGVRATLAESYERIHRSNLVGMGVLPLQFEPGQNADSLGLSGHERYDIVGLAAGLAPGQRVTVHAHGDGRVVTFRAIVRIDSPMEVEYYRHGGVLPMVLRRLLADTGAR; encoded by the coding sequence GTGAGCACCGATCCCTTCGATGCCTACGCGCGTTTGGAGGCGGGCGGGCGGCACGTGCGCTACGTCCGGCTGGCCGCGCTGCGCGACCGGCTGGCGACGCCGCTGGAGCGGCTGCCCGTGACCGTGAAGATCCTGCTGGAGAACGTCCTGCGCCACTGCGGCACCGCGCCGTTCACCGAGCGGGACGTGCTGACCCTGGCAGCCTGGGCGCCCGGACAGTCCGACGGCGGCGAGGTACCGTTCCTGCCGGCGCGGGTCCTCCTGCAGGACTTCACCGGCGTGCCGGCGGTGGTGGACCTGGCCGCCATGCGCTCGGCGATGGCGCGGCTGGGCGGCGATCCTGAGCGGATCAACCCGCTGATGCCCACCGACCTGGTCATCGACCACTCGGTGCAGGTCGACATGTTCGGCTCGGCCTACGCCTTCATGTACAACGTCCAGAAGGAGTACGAGCGCAACCGCGAGCGCTACGCGCTGCTGCGGTGGGCGCAGCAGGCGTTCCGCAACTTCCGGGTGGTGCCACCGGGCACGGGCATCGTCCACCAGGTGAACCTCGAGTACCTGGCCTCGGTGGTCGCCACGCGCGAGGACGACGGCGAGGTGCTGGCGTTCCCGGACACGCTGGTGGGCACCGACTCGCACACCACGATGGTCAACGGGCTGGGCGTGCTCGGGTGGGGTGTGGGCGGCATCGAGGCCGAGGCGGCGATGCTCGGCCAGCCGCTCTACCTGCTGCGGCCGGCGGTGGTGGGCCTCCAGCTGGTGGGGACGCCGCCCGAGGGCGTCACCGCCACGGACCTCGTGCTGACCGTGACCCAGCTCCTGCGCCGGGTGGGCGTGGTCGACAAGTTCGTGGAGTTCTTCGGCGCCAGCGTCAAGCACCTGTCGTTGCCCGATCGGGCCACCATCGCCAACATGTCGCCCGAGTTCGGGGCGACGGCCACCCTCTTCCCCATCGACGCCGAGACGCTGCGCTACCTGACCATGACCGGCCGCAGCCCGGCGCACGTGGCGCTGGTCGAGCAGTACGCGAAGGCCCAGGGGCTGTGGCGCGACGATGCGACGCCCGACCCGGTCTTCGACCAGGTGGTGACCCTCGACCTGGCCACCCTGGAACCCTCGGTCGCCGGGCCCCGACGGCCGCAGGACCGCGTGCCGCTGGCGCAGGTCCCCGCCAGCTTCAAAGCGGCGTTCGCCGAGCGCCTGGCGGCGTCTGCGCCGGGTGGCGGCGTCGCCGTAGCCGAGCGGCGCCGGGTGGTGCCGGTGAAGGTGGGGGACCGGGAGGCCACGTTGACCGACGGGTCGGTGGTGATCGCGGCCATCACATCGTGCACGAACACGTCGAACCCGGCCGTCATGCTGGGCGCGGGCCTGCTGGCCAGGAAGGCGGTCGAGCGTGGCCTGGCGACGCCGCCGACGGTGAAGACGAGCCTGGCGCCGGGCTCGGCGGTGGTGACGGCGTACCTGGAGCGGGCCGGCCTGCTGCGGTACCTGGAGGCGCTGGGCTTCCACCTGGTGGGATACGGGTGCACGACGTGCATCGGGAACAGCGGGCCGCTGCCCGAGCCGATCGCGCAGGCCGTGGCCGCCCACGATCTGGTAGTGGCGGCCGTGCTCTCGGGCAACCGGAACTTCGAAGGCCGCATCCACCCCCAGGTGCGCGCCGCCTACCTGGCCTCGCCGCCGCTGGTGGTGGCCTACGCACTGGCCGGCACCGTGGACGTGGACCTGACGCGCGACCCGCTGGGCCGCGATCGTGACGGCCGGCCGGTCTACCTGCGCGACCTGTGGCCCTCGACGCACGAGATCCAGGAGACGATGGCCCAGGCCGTGCGCCCGGAGCTGTTCATCGAGCGCTACCGCGACGTGTTCACCGGCGACGACACCTGGCGGACGCTGCCGGTACCCACCGGTGCCCTGTACGCCTGGGACCCGACGTCCACCTACGTCCAGGAGCCGCCGTTCTTCGTCGACCTGCGCCTGGAGCCCGCGCCGCCAGCCGACATCACCGGCGCGCGGGTCCTGGCGTGGCTGGGCGACTCGATCACCACCGACCACATCTCGCCCGCAGGATCCATTCCCGCCGAGAGCCCCGCGGGCCGGTACCTGCTGGACCGCGGCGTCCCCAAGGCCGAGTTCAACTCGTACGGCGCGCGGCGGGGCAACCACGAGGTGATGATCCGCGGCACGTTCGCCAACATCCGGTTGCGCAACCGGCTGGCGGGCGGGCGCGAGGGCGGGTGGACGACCCACATCCCCAGCGGCGAGCTCATGACGATCTACGACGCCGCGGTCCGCTACCGTCAGGAGGGCACCCCGCTGCTGGTCATCGCCGGCAAGGAGTACGGCGCGGGATCGTCGCGGGACTGGGCGGCCAAGGGGCCGATGCTCCTGGGTGTGCGCGCGACGCTGGCGGAGTCGTACGAGCGCATCCACCGCAGCAACCTGGTGGGCATGGGCGTGCTGCCACTGCAGTTCGAGCCCGGCCAAAACGCCGATAGCCTGGGGCTCTCGGGGCACGAGCGCTACGACATCGTGGGCCTGGCGGCCGGCCTCGCCCCGGGGCAGCGCGTGACGGTGCACGCCCACGGCGATGGACGAGTGGTCACGTTCCGGGCCATCGTGCGCATCGACAGCCCCATGGAGGTGGAGTACTACCGGCACGGCGGCGTGTTGCCAATGGTGCTGCGGCGGCTGCTGGCGGACACGGGGGCACGCTGA
- the vorB gene encoding 3-methyl-2-oxobutanoate dehydrogenase subunit VorB, whose product MPPAGARVLMKGNEAIAEAAIRAGCRAYFGYPITPQTELAEYMARHLPRAGGVFLQAESEVAAINMVYGAAGAGVRVMTSTSSPGFSLMLEGLSYLVGARLPCVVVNVMRGGPGLGNIAPAQSDYAVMTRAMGHGDSHGIVLAPATVQEAVDLVRLAFELAERYRLPVLLAADGLLGQMMEPVVLPDPVPPPPPPPWATTGGGRRRISSIYLQPEDLEAHVRDLVAVYEAIARTEAPAEAYRLDDAEVGVVAYGTAARIARAAVDRARDDGLRVGLLRPITLWPFPTAAFARPVARWLVVELSAGQMLDDVRLAVAGRAPVAWYGRAGGVVPTPVEVLAAIRRVLRAEGEVVA is encoded by the coding sequence ATGCCGCCAGCGGGTGCGCGTGTCCTCATGAAGGGCAACGAGGCGATCGCCGAGGCGGCGATCCGCGCCGGGTGCCGGGCGTACTTCGGGTATCCCATCACCCCGCAGACGGAACTGGCCGAGTACATGGCCAGACACCTGCCGCGCGCCGGGGGCGTCTTCCTGCAGGCCGAGAGCGAGGTGGCGGCCATCAACATGGTCTACGGCGCAGCGGGCGCGGGCGTGCGGGTGATGACCAGCACCAGCAGTCCGGGCTTCAGCCTCATGCTGGAAGGGCTGTCGTACCTGGTGGGCGCCCGCCTGCCGTGCGTCGTCGTGAACGTCATGCGCGGCGGCCCCGGGCTTGGGAACATCGCCCCCGCCCAGAGCGACTACGCCGTGATGACCCGGGCGATGGGCCACGGCGACAGCCACGGCATCGTGCTGGCGCCGGCCACCGTGCAGGAAGCTGTCGACCTCGTGCGCCTGGCGTTCGAGCTGGCCGAACGCTACCGCCTGCCGGTGCTGCTGGCCGCCGACGGGCTGTTGGGCCAGATGATGGAACCGGTGGTGCTGCCCGACCCCGTGCCGCCGCCGCCCCCACCGCCGTGGGCGACCACGGGCGGGGGACGCCGGCGGATCTCGTCGATCTACCTGCAGCCCGAAGACCTCGAGGCGCACGTGCGCGACCTGGTGGCGGTCTACGAGGCGATCGCCCGCACCGAGGCGCCCGCGGAGGCCTACCGCCTGGACGACGCCGAGGTGGGCGTGGTGGCCTACGGCACCGCCGCGCGCATCGCGCGGGCGGCGGTGGACCGCGCGCGGGACGACGGGCTGCGGGTCGGGCTGCTGCGCCCCATCACGCTGTGGCCGTTCCCGACGGCGGCGTTCGCCCGGCCGGTGGCCCGGTGGCTCGTGGTCGAGCTCAGCGCGGGCCAGATGCTCGACGACGTCCGCCTGGCCGTCGCCGGCAGGGCGCCGGTGGCGTGGTACGGCCGCGCGGGCGGGGTCGTACCCACGCCGGTCGAGGTCCTGGCGGCGATCCGCCGTGTCCTGCGAGCGGAAGGCGAGGTGGTGGCATGA